One Deinococcus grandis DNA window includes the following coding sequences:
- the sdhC gene encoding succinate dehydrogenase, cytochrome b556 subunit has protein sequence MYRGREGQWAFLLHRLSGLAILFYLMLHVFSIGSFMFGERFYMAIHETYDLVPFRIGLLFVTAGVVYHAFNGLRIIMMDFTGFGVAYQRQMWYGVLAISVLAFVGAAWVVVPRILGGY, from the coding sequence ATGTACCGAGGAAGAGAGGGGCAGTGGGCGTTCCTGCTTCACCGCCTGTCGGGGCTGGCAATTCTGTTTTACCTGATGCTGCACGTGTTCAGCATCGGGTCGTTCATGTTCGGTGAGCGCTTCTACATGGCGATTCACGAGACGTACGACCTCGTTCCGTTCCGGATCGGGCTGCTGTTCGTGACGGCGGGCGTGGTGTACCACGCGTTCAACGGCCTGCGGATCATCATGATGGACTTCACGGGCTTCGGCGTGGCGTACCAGCGGCAGATGTGGTACGGCGTGCTGGCGATCAGCGTGCTGGCCTTCGTGGGTGCGGCGTGGGTGGTCGTGCCGCGCATCCTGGGGGGGTACTGA
- a CDS encoding succinate dehydrogenase hydrophobic membrane anchor subunit, which yields MIRARTFTDARQQAHSNAELNWWIFMRISGLILVFLILGHIYMTFIQVSESDATFDAVVNKLANPAWKFYDWLILALSLLHGANGARYSIEDYVRSRPNRAWVKGVFYTVIALLFTFGTVGLFSI from the coding sequence ATGATCCGCGCCCGGACCTTCACGGACGCGCGTCAGCAGGCGCACAGCAACGCGGAGCTGAACTGGTGGATCTTCATGCGGATCAGCGGCCTGATCCTGGTGTTCCTGATCCTGGGGCACATCTACATGACGTTCATCCAGGTCAGTGAATCCGACGCGACCTTCGACGCGGTCGTGAACAAGCTGGCGAACCCCGCGTGGAAGTTCTACGACTGGCTGATCCTGGCCCTGTCGCTGCTGCACGGCGCGAACGGCGCGCGGTACTCCATCGAGGATTACGTCCGCAGCCGCCCGAACCGCGCGTGGGTGAAGGGCGTGTTCTACACCGTGATCGCGCTGCTGTTCACGTTCGGTACGGTGGGCCTGTTCTCCATCTGA
- the sdhA gene encoding succinate dehydrogenase flavoprotein subunit produces MHHRYDVLVVGAGGAGLMAALYAAKGDVSVACISKLYPTRSHTGAAQGGIGAALGNVQEDHWEWHMFDTVKGGDYLTDQDAAEVFAKDIIDAVYELEHMGLPFSRTPEGKIAQRKFGGHTRDFGKAAVERSCYAKDRTGHMILQTLYQQNVKAGTTFFNEFHVTDLLIEDGRCQGLVAYELSTGELHTFHAKAVILAAGGYGRVFKITSNALTLTGDLMSIYYRKGLPLEDMEFYQFHPTGLAKLGILVTEGIRGEGGILRNDSGERFMERYAPTIKDLAPRDIVSRSIITEIREGRGVGRDKDAVNIDLTHLPREVIEGKLAEITDLARTYLGMDPVKDLVPIQPTAHYAMGGIPTNLDGLCLSDGSGGTVEGLYAAGEQACVSLHGANRLGTNSLGDLVVFGRRAGIAAAKYARQVEYPDMPEAGDAQRESVDLFERLRNGSGKENAAAIRKELQESMMNNVGIFRNGKDMAAQVDIIKELKARYQGVTVSDPSRRYNSELVEAMELGFMLDCAEAMTASALNRTESRGAHDREDYTERNDADWLKHTMAYKNLNKADDVIIGYKPVALKGFTRAFEPKPRVY; encoded by the coding sequence ATGCATCATCGTTATGACGTTCTGGTGGTGGGTGCGGGCGGCGCGGGCCTGATGGCGGCGCTGTACGCCGCGAAAGGCGACGTGAGCGTGGCCTGCATCAGCAAGCTGTACCCCACGCGGTCGCACACCGGCGCGGCGCAGGGCGGGATCGGCGCGGCGCTCGGGAACGTGCAGGAAGACCACTGGGAATGGCACATGTTCGACACCGTCAAGGGCGGCGACTACCTGACCGACCAGGACGCCGCCGAGGTGTTCGCCAAGGACATCATCGACGCCGTGTACGAACTGGAACACATGGGTCTGCCCTTCTCGCGCACGCCGGAAGGCAAGATCGCGCAGCGTAAGTTCGGCGGGCACACCCGTGACTTCGGGAAGGCCGCCGTGGAGCGCAGCTGCTACGCGAAGGACCGCACGGGTCACATGATCCTGCAGACCCTGTACCAACAGAACGTGAAGGCGGGGACGACGTTCTTCAACGAGTTCCACGTCACGGACCTGCTGATCGAGGACGGGCGTTGCCAGGGTCTGGTCGCGTACGAACTCTCGACCGGCGAGCTTCACACCTTCCACGCGAAGGCCGTGATCCTCGCGGCAGGTGGCTACGGGCGCGTGTTCAAGATCACCAGTAACGCGCTGACCCTGACGGGCGACCTGATGAGCATCTACTACCGCAAGGGCCTGCCGCTGGAGGACATGGAGTTCTACCAGTTCCACCCGACCGGTCTGGCGAAGCTGGGCATCCTGGTCACGGAAGGCATCCGCGGCGAGGGCGGCATCCTGCGCAACGACAGCGGCGAGCGGTTCATGGAACGCTACGCGCCGACCATCAAGGACCTCGCGCCGCGTGACATCGTGTCGCGCAGCATCATCACCGAGATCCGCGAGGGCCGCGGCGTGGGCCGCGACAAGGACGCCGTGAACATCGACCTGACGCACCTCCCGCGTGAAGTGATCGAAGGGAAACTCGCGGAGATCACCGACCTGGCCCGCACGTACCTGGGCATGGACCCCGTCAAGGACCTCGTGCCGATCCAGCCGACCGCGCACTACGCGATGGGCGGCATCCCCACGAACCTCGACGGCCTGTGCCTGAGCGACGGGTCCGGCGGCACGGTGGAAGGGCTGTACGCGGCCGGTGAGCAGGCCTGCGTGTCCCTGCACGGCGCGAACCGCCTGGGCACGAACAGCCTGGGTGACCTCGTGGTGTTCGGCCGCCGCGCCGGGATCGCCGCCGCGAAGTACGCCCGTCAGGTCGAGTACCCCGACATGCCCGAAGCCGGGGACGCCCAGCGCGAGAGCGTGGACCTGTTCGAGCGCCTGCGTAACGGCAGCGGCAAGGAAAACGCCGCCGCGATCCGCAAGGAACTGCAGGAATCCATGATGAACAACGTGGGCATCTTCCGCAACGGGAAGGACATGGCCGCGCAGGTGGACATCATCAAGGAACTCAAGGCCCGCTACCAGGGCGTGACGGTCTCCGACCCGAGCCGCCGTTACAACAGCGAACTGGTCGAGGCGATGGAACTGGGCTTCATGCTCGACTGCGCCGAGGCCATGACCGCCAGTGCCCTGAACCGCACCGAGTCGCGCGGCGCGCACGACCGCGAGGACTACACCGAGCGCAACGACGCGGACTGGCTGAAGCACACCATGGCGTACAAGAACCTGAACAAGGCCGACGACGTCATCATCGGGTACAAGCCCGTGGCGCTGAAAGGCTTCACGCGCGCCTTCGAACCCAAACCCCGCGTGTACTGA
- a CDS encoding succinate dehydrogenase iron-sulfur subunit, producing MTQTHAQASSAPVSASVPMLQLKVKVLRFDPEKDKKAYWTTYDVEAQAGDRVLDVINHIKWYLEPSLTFRRSCMHGICGSDAMLINGRNRLACKTLVRDVAKSGGTITVEPIRGLKVEKDLLVDMEPFFDSYKAIMPYFINESPAPAAERIQSEEEAERMAHSSNCILCACCTTSCPIFWVNGSYLGPAAIVQAHRFIFDTRDEATQQRLGIMNQNTGVWRCRTAYNCTEACPRDIPITQLIEEVKRAVMYGQA from the coding sequence ATGACCCAGACCCATGCACAAGCCAGCAGCGCGCCCGTCAGCGCGAGCGTGCCCATGCTGCAACTGAAAGTCAAAGTCCTGCGCTTCGACCCCGAAAAGGACAAGAAGGCGTACTGGACGACGTACGACGTGGAAGCCCAGGCGGGCGACCGCGTGCTGGACGTCATCAACCACATCAAGTGGTACCTCGAACCCAGCCTGACGTTCCGCCGCTCGTGCATGCACGGCATCTGCGGCAGCGACGCCATGCTCATCAACGGCCGCAACCGCCTCGCCTGCAAGACCCTGGTGCGCGACGTCGCCAAGAGCGGCGGGACCATCACCGTGGAACCCATCCGCGGCCTGAAGGTCGAGAAGGACCTGCTGGTGGACATGGAGCCGTTCTTCGACTCGTACAAGGCGATCATGCCTTACTTCATCAACGAGTCCCCGGCCCCCGCCGCCGAGCGCATCCAGTCCGAGGAAGAAGCCGAGCGCATGGCGCACTCCAGCAACTGCATCCTGTGCGCGTGCTGCACCACCTCCTGCCCGATCTTCTGGGTGAACGGCTCGTACCTGGGCCCCGCCGCGATCGTGCAGGCCCACCGCTTCATCTTCGACACGCGCGACGAAGCCACGCAGCAGCGCCTGGGCATCATGAACCAGAACACCGGCGTGTGGCGCTGCCGCACCGCGTACAACTGCACCGAAGCCTGCCCGCGCGACATCCCCATCACGCAGCTGATCGAGGAAGTCAAACGCGCCGTCATGTACGGCCAGGCGTAA